One stretch of Rhinatrema bivittatum chromosome 8, aRhiBiv1.1, whole genome shotgun sequence DNA includes these proteins:
- the LOC115096860 gene encoding neuferricin — MLGYLSAAAICLAAVVQIGFDPWSLTFQDIPGYLYLFPGIGDSAAGAEQLLSKEELSRYTGAAGSPGLYLALLGHVFDVKKGRKHYGPGGSYSFFAGRDASRAYVTGDFSDSGLVDDIAGLSPSEMVILQDWLSFYMKTYIFVGKLAGHFYDESGEPTDAVKEAKAVLDEGVKLKAQYTEQNKHFPPCNAEWTSTSGSRVWCSKESGGIVRDWIGVPRRMYTPGTKGHRCVCVRTTGPPTGRADSSEHSNRGDLNNPNLQEYEDCQPTFEWCKLKD, encoded by the exons ATGCTGGGCTACCTGTCAGCCGCAGCTATCTGCCTTGCCGCGGTGGTGCAAATCGGCTTCGATCCCTGGTCCCTGACCTTCCAGGATATCCCGGGTTACCTGTACCTGTTCCCCGGGATCGGGGACTCGGCTGCGGGAGCGGAGCAGCTGCTGAGCAAAGAAGAGCTGTCCCGGTACACGGGAGCCGCAGGCAGCCCTGGGCTGTACCTGGCACTGTTGGGACACGTGTTTGATGTTAAGAAAGGAAGAAAGCACTATGGACCGGGGGGCTCATACAGCTTCTTTGCAG GGAGAGATGCCTCCAGAGCCTACGTGACTGGCGATTTCTCAGACAGCGGCCTGGTGGATGACATTGCTGGCTTGTCACCATCAGAAATGGTGATCCTACAAGACTGGCTTTCCTTCTACATGAAGACTTACATCTTTGTTG GTAAACTGGCAGGCCACTTCTATGATGAATCTGGAGAACCAACAGATGCAGTAAAAGAGGCCAAAGCAGTCTTGGATGAAGGGGTGAAGTTAAAAGCACAGTATACAGAGCAGAATAAGCATTTTCCACCATGCAATGCGGAGTGGACCTCAACGAGCGGCTCCAGAGTCTGGTGTTCGAAGGAAAG TGGAGGGATAGTGAGAGACTGGATTGGGGTTCCCCGGAGGATGTATACACCTggcacgaaaggacatcgctgcGTGTGTGTGCGGACTACTGGCCCCCCCACTGGACGTGCAGACTCTTCTGAGCACAGTAACCGAGGCGACTTGAACAACCCCAACCTGCAAGAATACGAAGACTGCCAGCCCACGTTTGAGTGGTGCAAGTTAAAAGACTAA